In Oryza sativa Japonica Group chromosome 3, ASM3414082v1, one DNA window encodes the following:
- the LOC4332662 gene encoding uncharacterized protein, translating into MEARSMDRLSVHHNGGGISKPCHGGGKGGGGGGKGSRGGGGKGIKVVYISSPMKLTASAEEFRAVVQELTGRDSNVADHDLDHHHHHHQQQRYHSFSSSSFGRASMMMPAAAAGGVVPRSSMPPTMATANAAGAGRMMMATADATGGGAAGVMATAAPMPFQSVYDHGSLLYGQDYW; encoded by the coding sequence ACcacaacggcggcggcatctCGAAGCCGTGCCACGGCGgcgggaagggcggcggcggcggcgggaaggggagcaggggaggcggcgggaagGGGATCAAGGTGGTGTACATCTCGAGCCCCATGAAGCTCACCGCCAGCGCCGAGGAGTTCCGCGCCGTGGTGCAGGAGCTCACCGGCCGCGACTCCAACGTCGCCGACCACGACCTcgaccatcaccaccaccaccaccagcagcagcgctaccactccttctcctcctcctcgttcggCCGCGCGTCGATGATGATGCCGGCGGCTGCGGCAGGCGGCGTCGTCCCCCGCTCCAGCATGCCGCCCACGATGGCGACCGCGAAcgccgccggcgcggggcggatgatgatggcgacggcggatgccaccggtggtggcgccgccggcgtcatggccacggcggcgcccaTGCCGTTCCAGAGCGTGTACGACCATGGGAGCTTGCTATACGGTCAAGACTACTGGTAG